A genomic segment from Panthera tigris isolate Pti1 chromosome A1, P.tigris_Pti1_mat1.1, whole genome shotgun sequence encodes:
- the KIAA1191 gene encoding putative monooxygenase p33MONOX isoform X1, whose amino-acid sequence MASRQPEVPALEPSGPLGKMSLPIGMYRRAFSYDDALEDPTPMTPPPSDMGSIPWKPVIPERKYQHLAKAEEGEANVSSPAMTMSSATDSVDKAPVVKAKATHVIMNSLITKQTQESIQRFEQQAGLRDAGYTPHKGLTTEETKYLRVAEALHKLKLQSGEITREEKQPASAQSTPSSTPHSSPKQKSRGWFTSGSSTALPGPNPGPMDSASGDKDRNLADKWSLFGPRSLQKSDSGGFATQAYRGAQKPSPMELIRAQATRMAEDPATFKPPKMDIPVVEGKKQPPRTHNLKPRDLNVLTPTGF is encoded by the exons ATGGCTTCGAGACAACCAGAAGTGCCTG CTCTAGAGCCTAGTGGGCCTCTAGGCAAGATGTCCCTGCCCATCGGGATGTACCGCCGGGCATTCAGCTATGATGATGCCCTCGAGGACCCTACGCCCATGACTCCTCCTCCATCGGACATGGGCAGCATCCCCTGGAAGCCAGTGATTCCAGAGCGCAAGTATCAGCACCTCGCCAAG GCGGAGGAAGGGGAGGCCAATGTCTCCTCCCCTGCCATGACCATGTCATCggccactgacagtgtggacaaGGCCCCTGTGGTGAAGGCTAAAGCTACTCATGTCATCATGAATTCTCTGATCACAA AACAGACCCAGGAGAGCATTCAGCGTTTTGAGCAACAGGCAGGGCTGAGAGATGCTGGCTACACACCCCACAAGGGCCTTACCACCGAGGAGACCAAGTACCTGCGAGTGGCAGAAGCACTCCAC AAATTAAAGCTACAGAGTGGAGAGATaacaagagaagagaagcagCCGGCCTCAGCCCAGTCCACCCCCAGCAGCACCCCGCACTCCTCCCCTAAGCAGAAGTCCAG aGGCTGGTTCACTTCTGGTTCTTCCACAGCCTTACCTGGCCCAAATCCTGGCCCCATGGATTCTGCAAGTGGGGACAAGGACAGAAACTTGGCAGATAAATGGAGCCTCTTTGGACCAAGATCCCTCCAGAAGTCTGATTCAG GAGGTTTTGCCACCCAGGCTTACAGAGGAGCCCAGAAACCTTCTCCGATGGAACTGATCCGTGCCCAGGCCACCCGCATGGCTGAAGATCCAGCAACCTTCAAGCCACCCAAGATGGACATCCCAGTGGTAGAAGGGAAGAAACAACCGCCACGGACCCACAATCTCAAACCCCGTGACTTAAATGTGCTCACACCCACTGGCTTCTAG
- the KIAA1191 gene encoding putative monooxygenase p33MONOX isoform X2, with protein MSLPIGMYRRAFSYDDALEDPTPMTPPPSDMGSIPWKPVIPERKYQHLAKAEEGEANVSSPAMTMSSATDSVDKAPVVKAKATHVIMNSLITKQTQESIQRFEQQAGLRDAGYTPHKGLTTEETKYLRVAEALHKLKLQSGEITREEKQPASAQSTPSSTPHSSPKQKSRGWFTSGSSTALPGPNPGPMDSASGDKDRNLADKWSLFGPRSLQKSDSGGFATQAYRGAQKPSPMELIRAQATRMAEDPATFKPPKMDIPVVEGKKQPPRTHNLKPRDLNVLTPTGF; from the exons ATGTCCCTGCCCATCGGGATGTACCGCCGGGCATTCAGCTATGATGATGCCCTCGAGGACCCTACGCCCATGACTCCTCCTCCATCGGACATGGGCAGCATCCCCTGGAAGCCAGTGATTCCAGAGCGCAAGTATCAGCACCTCGCCAAG GCGGAGGAAGGGGAGGCCAATGTCTCCTCCCCTGCCATGACCATGTCATCggccactgacagtgtggacaaGGCCCCTGTGGTGAAGGCTAAAGCTACTCATGTCATCATGAATTCTCTGATCACAA AACAGACCCAGGAGAGCATTCAGCGTTTTGAGCAACAGGCAGGGCTGAGAGATGCTGGCTACACACCCCACAAGGGCCTTACCACCGAGGAGACCAAGTACCTGCGAGTGGCAGAAGCACTCCAC AAATTAAAGCTACAGAGTGGAGAGATaacaagagaagagaagcagCCGGCCTCAGCCCAGTCCACCCCCAGCAGCACCCCGCACTCCTCCCCTAAGCAGAAGTCCAG aGGCTGGTTCACTTCTGGTTCTTCCACAGCCTTACCTGGCCCAAATCCTGGCCCCATGGATTCTGCAAGTGGGGACAAGGACAGAAACTTGGCAGATAAATGGAGCCTCTTTGGACCAAGATCCCTCCAGAAGTCTGATTCAG GAGGTTTTGCCACCCAGGCTTACAGAGGAGCCCAGAAACCTTCTCCGATGGAACTGATCCGTGCCCAGGCCACCCGCATGGCTGAAGATCCAGCAACCTTCAAGCCACCCAAGATGGACATCCCAGTGGTAGAAGGGAAGAAACAACCGCCACGGACCCACAATCTCAAACCCCGTGACTTAAATGTGCTCACACCCACTGGCTTCTAG